A genomic window from Clostridia bacterium includes:
- the cysK gene encoding cysteine synthase A — translation MAKIYTSADQLVGKTPLLELTHIEKELNLEAKIFAKLEYFNPAGSVKDRIAKAMIEDAEEKGLLKSDSVIIEPTSGNTGIGLAAIAAAKGYKIIIVMPETMSVERRQLMKAYGAELVLTDGAKGMKGAIAKAAELAAETPNSFIPGQFVNPANPKIHRETTGPEIFEDTDGQVDFLVAGVGTGGTITGAGEYLKSKKPSVKVVAVEPKTSAVLSTGVAGPHKIQGIGAGFVPDVLNTKVYDEIIPVQNEDAFAVGKLIGKKEGVLVGISSGAATWAAIELAKRPENKGKNIVVILPDTGDRYLSTALFQD, via the coding sequence ATGGCTAAAATCTACACTTCGGCGGATCAACTCGTCGGCAAAACTCCGCTTTTGGAGCTTACGCATATCGAAAAGGAACTGAATTTGGAAGCGAAAATTTTCGCGAAACTCGAATACTTCAACCCCGCGGGGTCGGTCAAAGACCGCATCGCGAAAGCGATGATCGAAGACGCGGAAGAAAAAGGCTTGTTGAAATCGGACTCGGTCATCATCGAACCGACTTCGGGCAACACGGGGATCGGACTTGCGGCGATCGCGGCGGCGAAAGGGTATAAGATCATCATCGTTATGCCCGAGACGATGTCGGTCGAGCGCAGGCAACTGATGAAAGCCTACGGCGCGGAACTCGTCCTGACGGACGGCGCGAAGGGAATGAAAGGCGCGATCGCGAAAGCCGCGGAACTCGCCGCCGAAACCCCGAACAGCTTTATCCCCGGGCAATTCGTCAATCCCGCGAACCCGAAGATCCATAGGGAGACGACGGGCCCCGAGATCTTCGAGGACACGGACGGGCAGGTCGATTTCTTGGTCGCGGGCGTCGGAACGGGCGGAACGATCACGGGGGCGGGCGAGTACTTGAAGAGCAAGAAACCGAGCGTAAAGGTCGTCGCGGTCGAACCCAAGACGAGCGCGGTCCTCTCCACGGGCGTCGCGGGCCCGCATAAGATCCAAGGCATCGGCGCGGGCTTCGTCCCGGACGTCCTCAACACGAAGGTTTACGACGAGATCATCCCCGTCCAAAACGAAGACGCGTTCGCCGTCGGAAAACTCATCGGAAAGAAAGAAGGCGTCCTCGTCGGGATCTCTTCCGGCGCGGCGACTTGGGCGGCGATCGAGCTTGCGAAGCGCCCCGAGAACAAAGGGAAGAATATCGTCGTCATCCTGCCGGATACGGGCGATCGTTATCTTTCGACGGCGCTCTTCCAAGACTGA
- a CDS encoding Rid family detoxifying hydrolase, producing the protein MKQVQTEKAPKAVGPYSQAIVSGGFAFCSGQLGIGADGALGSGIESQTKNAIENLSAVLLAAGSSLDRVVKTTCFLANISDFASFNEIYGKYFTGRPARSLIEAAALPKGALVEIEAIAEIR; encoded by the coding sequence ATGAAACAGGTCCAAACGGAAAAAGCGCCAAAAGCGGTGGGTCCGTATTCGCAGGCGATCGTCAGCGGCGGTTTCGCGTTTTGCTCCGGTCAGCTCGGGATCGGCGCGGACGGCGCGCTCGGAAGCGGGATCGAAAGCCAAACGAAAAATGCGATCGAGAACCTTTCCGCAGTCCTTCTCGCCGCGGGCAGCTCGCTTGACCGCGTCGTCAAGACGACGTGTTTCCTCGCGAACATTTCGGACTTCGCGTCGTTCAACGAGATCTACGGGAAGTATTTTACGGGGAGACCCGCGAGAAGTTTGATCGAGGCGGCGGCATTGCCGAAAGGGGCTTTGGTCGAAATCGAAGCGATCGCGGAAATTCGATAA
- a CDS encoding RrF2 family transcriptional regulator, translated as MKISTRGRYALRVMIDLAEHASENYIPLKDIVARQNISQKYLEGIMTDLSKAGMLDAQHGKGGGYKLNRSPDLVTILEVLQTTEGDLAPISCLDASAKPCSRASECRTLPMWEKLYALIREYLGSVTLADLMSGDNGGDNYVI; from the coding sequence ATGAAGATTTCAACAAGAGGCAGATACGCGCTGCGCGTTATGATCGACCTCGCGGAGCACGCGAGCGAGAATTATATTCCCTTAAAGGATATCGTCGCGAGGCAGAACATCTCGCAAAAGTATCTCGAAGGGATCATGACCGACCTTTCCAAGGCGGGAATGTTGGACGCGCAACACGGTAAAGGCGGCGGATATAAGCTTAATCGCAGCCCCGATCTCGTGACCATTCTCGAAGTCTTGCAGACGACCGAAGGCGATCTCGCGCCGATCTCCTGTTTGGACGCTTCGGCGAAACCTTGTTCGCGCGCTTCCGAATGCAGGACGCTTCCGATGTGGGAAAAGCTGTACGCCTTGATCCGCGAATATCTCGGGAGCGTGACCCTCGCGGACTTGATGTCGGGCGATAACGGCGGCGACAATTACGTTATTTGA